Below is a genomic region from Bradyrhizobium sp. 1(2017).
TCGCGCCGTGTCGAGATCCGGCCGCGTCCAACCGAGCGCCACGTCCGCCGCGATTTCTTCGGCACGCTCACCGAGAGCGTGGTGATCGAAGCTGCGCATCGCAACTTACGGATCGATTCACGCTCGCGTGTATCCGTCTTGCGACAGCCGCCGGCACGTGATGCCTCGAGCCCGCCCTGGGAGAGCATTCGCGACATTGCCTTCGAGGCCACGAGCCTCGGGCCATCCTCGCCGGTCGGCTACGTCTTTGCGAGCCCGCTGGTGCCGGTGCTGCATCCGGTCAGCGCCTATGCGGCTTTGAGCTTTGCGCCCGGTGCGGGCATCCTCGCCTGCGCCGTCGATCTCATGCGTCGCATCCGTAGCGAATTTCGCTACGATCCCAAGGCGACGGCGATCTCGACGCCGCTCGGCGAGGTCTTCGACAAGCGTCACGGCGTCTGCCAGGACTTTGCCCATGTGATGATCGCAGGGCTGCGCGGGCTTGGCCTGCCCGCGGCCTATGTCAGCGGATATCTGCGCACCATTCCGCCGCCGGGCCAGGCACGGCTGCAAGGCGCCGACGCCACCCATGCCTGGGTCTCGCTGTGGTGCGGGGCGGAGCTCGGCTGGATCGATTTCGATCCCACCAACGATCTCCTGGTCGCGGGCGACCACATCGTGCTCGCTGTGGGGCGTGATTTTTCCGACGTCTCGCCGGTCGACGGCATCATCGTCGGCTCGCCGAAACAGAAGCTCGGTGTCGCCGTCGACGTGGTGCTGGTGGAATAGTCGCAGGTCCCCCCGCGCCGCTCGCCGGCAGGTGTATCGCATTGCCACCGCAACCGCGATATCGCGGGGCACAATTCAACATATTTCCGTATTTTCGTTCCGGGGTTTGGCCCATCGGCCGAAGATGGGTTATGCTGCCGTGCGCCGAGGATAAGTCGAAACATCGGGAGTTGGCGTGGGACACCACCGACGAGCGGGGCTGCATCCATGATGACGTTACCGAGGCTGGCGGCCGAATCCCTCGAGAAGTTGCTCGGTACGTTCATGCGTCGCCGGTACGACGAGACCTCCGCAAGCATCGTCGAGAGCGCGACCCGGACCGCGATGGAATGCATCGGCAACAGCGATGCGCTCTATCACAACATCGAGCATACGATGCTGGTGACGCTGGCCGGTCATTCCATCCTCAGCGGCCGCAGTCTTCACACGCATCTGTCGGCTGCGGATTACGTCCATGTCCTGATCGCCTGCCTCGCCCACGATATCGGTTATGTGCGCGGCCTGTTCGAGGAGGACGACGTTGACGGCTTCGTGATCGATGCAACCGACACCAAGATCTCGCTGCCGCGCGGCGCGTCGGATGCGAGCCTGATGATGTATCACGTCGACCGGTCCAAGCTCTATGTGACGCGGCGGCTCCGCCATATCCCGGGCCTCGATCCGGAGCGTATTGCCCGCGCCATCGAGGGCACGCGGTTTCCGGCCCGCGAAGGCCAAGACTATGACGACGAGGCCTCGATTCTGCGCGCCGCCGATTTCATCGGCCAGCTCGGCGATCCCAACTATCTGCGCAAGGCCAATGCGCTCTATTACGAGTTCGAGGAGGTCGGCATCAACCGCCAGCTCGGCTACGACTCGCCCGCCGACATCGTGAACCGCTATCCACAATTCTACTGGAACAGCGTCGCACCGCACATCCAGACCGAGATCGGCTACCTCAACAAGACGGAGATCGGCCGGCAGTGGATCGCCAACCTCTACAGCAACGTGTTCCGCGCCGAACGCGACATCGCGCTGTCCGGTCCGCAGAGATAAGTCGGCCTCCGCGGTGCCGTAGCCCGGATGAGCGAAGCGATATCCGGGGCCGGCAGCTCCGCATCCCGGATGTCGCTTCGCTCATCCGGGCTACGAAAACGCAAAATCCCTCGGCAAATCATGCAACAGAAATCCATCACCACCGATGTGCTCGACATCGCCTATCTCGAGGACGGCCCGCCTGACGGCTGGCCCTGCATCATGGGCCACGGCTTTCCCTACGACGCGAACGCCTATGCCGCGACCGCGCCGATCATTGCAAAAGCCGGCGCCCGGGTGCTGGTGCCCTGGCTGCGTGGCTACGGGCCGACGCGGTTTCGCTCACCCGGGACGCTGCGCTCCGGCGAGCAGGCGGCGCTCGGTGCCGATCTCCTGGCCTTCATGAACGCGCTCGGAATCGAGCGCGCGGTCGTCGGCGGCTATGATTGGGGCGGCCGCGCGGCCTGCGTGGTCTCGGCGCTCCATCCGGAGCGCGTGATCGGCCTCGTCTCCGGTAATTCCTACAACATCCAGAACATCGCCCGCGCCATGGAGCCGGCCTCGCCGCCGGAGGAGGCCGCGCTCTGGTATCAATATCTGTTCCATAACGAGCGTGGCCGCCGCGCGCTGGAGCGCAACCGGCGCGGCTTTGCCCGCCAGCTCTGGTCGATGTGGTCGCCGAAATGGGCCTTCGACGACGCCACTTTCGAGCGAAGCGCTGCGTCTTTTGACAATCCTGATTTCGTCGATGTCGTGATCCATTCCTACCGGCACCGCTATGCGCTGGTCGACGGCGACCCCGCCTATGCCGCGATCGAGGCAAAGCTTGCCGCGCAGCCGCCGATCCGCGTCCCGACCATCGCCATCGACGGCGACAGCGACGGCGTCAATCCCGGCACCGCCCATCACGCACGCAAGTTCGAGGGCTTCTTTGAGCGGCGCGTGTTCGCAGGCGCCGGTCACAACCTGCCGCAGGAGCGCCCGGCCGAATGGGCGCGCGCCGTGCTCGACGTTCGGACAACGGCTGAGCAATAAGCCGGTCTCGAGGGCAGGCGTCCCATCGACCCTGCCATCCTTCCGATTTTTCCTGATCCTGGGAACCTTTTCCGATTGCCGCCGTCCAAGCTGTGGGGCCGCTTTTGTATGCGGCTCGTTGCAGGGGAGGTTTTCGATGACGTCACAGCCGCGTCGGTTGGAACGTGTTGCGGTTGCGCAGGCACCGAGCGAACGGCCTGACAGGGCGGAGGTCGAGCAGGCGATCCGGACCATGATCCGCTGGGCCGGCGATGATCCCGCGCGCGACGGTCTGCGCGAGACGCCGGACCGGGTCGCCCGTGCCTTCGAGGAATATTTTTCCGGCTATGCGCAGGATCCGACGGAAATCCTGCAAAAGACCTTCGAGGAGATCGAGGGCTACGACGAGATGATCGTGCTGCGCGGGGTGCGCTTTGAAAGTCATTGCGAGCACCACATGGCGCCCATCGTCGGTCGCGCCTGGGTTGCCTATATCCCGCAAGGGCGTGTGGTCGGCATCTCCAAGCTCGCGCGTCTCGTGGACATCTACGCCAAGCGTCTCCAGATCCAGGAGAAGATGACCGCGCAGATCGCCAACACGATCAACGACGTGCTGAGGCCCGAAGGCGTCGGCGTCATCATCAAGGCGACGCATCACTGCATGACCACGCGCGGCGCGCACAAGCCGGGGACCGATCTCGTCACCAGCCGCATGCTCGGCGTGTTCCGTGACAATGCGCTGACACGTCAGGAGCTGCTGGGGCTTGCCAATTCGGACGATTGATCCCCCGCGAGCCGAAAGGAGACGTCACCATGACCGAGGACAACAAGCCGAGCGGACCCGACCTGACCCAAGGCGTGTCGCTGACCGAATTCAAGGACGGCAAATTGCTCGGCCATGTCGGCGAAGAGGATGTTCTCCTGGTCCAGACCGGCGACGAGATCTTCGCGATCGAGCCGTCTTGCAGCCACTACCACGGCCCGCTCGCCGAAGGCCTGGTGGTGGGCGACACCATCCGCTGCCCCTGGCATCACGCCTGCTTCGCCTTGCGGACGGGCGAAGCCACTCGCCCGCCGGCATTGACTGCGCTGGCGGTATGGGACGTCTCGCGCGATCGGGACAAGATCGCCGTCCAGCGCAAGCGAGAATCACCGAAATCGCCAGCTGCACATCGGACCGCGCCGACGGCGGAAAGATTCGTCATCGTCGGCGGCGGCGCAGCCGGCTTCGCGGCGGCGGAGACGCTTCGGTGCGAGGGCTTCGCCGGGGCCATCACCATGCTCAGCAATGACGGTGCGATGCCGGTCGATCGGCCGAACCTCTCCAAGGATTACCTCGCCGGCAACGCGCCGGAGGATTGGCTGCCGCTGCGCGGCGAGGACTATTATCAGGATGCAGGCGTCGATCTCAGGCTGAACGTGAACGTCTCCGCGATCGACCCGAAGGGGCGAAACGTCACGCTGGGCAATGGCGAGAGATTGCCGTTCGACCGGCTGCTGCTTGCGACCGGCGCCGAGCCGGTCAAGCTGCAGATTCCGGGCGCAGACCAGCCGCATGTCCACACCCTGCGGTCCGTCGCCGACAGCCGCGCCATCATCAAGGCAGCCGGCAGCGCGAAGCGGGCGCTGGTGATCGGGGCGAGCTTCATCGGCCTCGAAGTCGCCGCGTCCTTGCGGGCGCGCAAGCTGGAGGTCCACGTGGTCGCGCCCGAGCAGCGGCCGATGCAGAAGGTGCTCGGCGCCGAGATGGGCGATTTCGTCCGGTCGCTGCATGAGGAGAATGGCGTTGTCTTCCATTTGAAGGATACGGTGGAAAAGCTCGACGGCATGCGCGCGACGCTGAAGAGCGGCGCGGTGATCGAGGCTGACCTCGTCGTGGTCGGCATCGGCGTCAAGCCGCGCCTTGCGCTCGCCGAGCAGGCGGGGCTCGCGGCCGATCGTGGCGTCAGCGTCACCGAATATCTGGAAACCAGCATAGCCGGCATCTTCGCCGCCGGGGACATCGCGCGCTGGCCCGATCCGCATTCACGACAAACCATCCGTGTCGAGCACTGGGTGGTGGCGGAGCGGCAGGGCCAGACCGCGGCACGCAACATGCTCGGCAGGCGCGAACGCTTCGACGCGGTGCCGTTCTTCTGGTCGCAGCACTATGACGTGCCGATCAACTATGTCGGCCACGCCGAGAGCTTCGACGACGTCGCGATCGACGGCAGCATCTCCGGCAAGGACTGCCTGCTGAAATACCGCAAGGCCGGACGCGTGCTGGCGGTCGCCTCCATCTATCGCGATCTCGACAACCTGAAGGCCGAGCTCGAAATGGAGCGGTCGCGGGCTTGACGCGCCGCATTCGATCCTTGATTTGCGTCAATGTTGCTGCCGGCGAGGGCTGCTTTGCTGGCTGTCGTTCCGGCACGGCTCGTGCTATCCTGGCGTGTGCCTCCGGGCTTCGCATGCAGGAGTGGCCTCATGACAACTGCTTCGGATACCCCACAACATCTCGGTCTTGGCTCGGGCATCGCTGCGCTGCATGCCAAATGGGGCTGGATCGTCGCGCTTGGTGTCGTCTACCTCATTGCCGGCTTCATCGCGCTTGGCAGCGTGATGATGGCGACGGTGGCGAGCGTGATCGTGGTCGGCGCCATGATGATCGTCGCCGGCGCTACCGAAATCATCGGCGCGTTCCAGATGAAGAGCTGGGGCAAGTTCCTGATCTGGGCCTTGCTCGGTGTGCTCTATGTCATTGCGGGCTTCCTGACCTTCGAAAACCCGCTGTTCGCGGCAGTGCTGCTGACGCTATTCCTGGGCGCGTCGCTGATCGCCTCGGGCGCCGTCAGGCTGTTTCTCGCCTTCAGCATGAAGCGTGAAACGCCATGGGTGTGGGTGGCGCTCTCCGGCGCCATCACGCTGCTGCTCGGTCTGTTGATCGTAGCGCGCTGGCCGGTCAACAGCGTCTACATCCTCGGCCTGTTCCTCGGCATCGATCTGATCATGGCCGGTGCCGGATGGATCAGCCTGGGCTTCAGCCTGAAGCAACGGCGCTAGGCCGCCTCGCCGGAGGGAGATCGTCATGCGGTGGTTTCACCTCGCCGTCATCGTGCTACTTGCTGCGGCGACGTTGATCTTCGCCGCGCAGAATTTCGATACAGTGACGATCTCCTTCTTCAGGATGAACTTCAGCCTGCCGCTCGCGCTCCAGACGCTGATCGTCTATCTGCTCGGCGCCGCAACCGGCGGCAGCCTGTTTGCCCTGCTGCGGCGCTCCTACGCGGGCTCGAAGCGAGGTGTCGGGTAAACCAGCAACTCGACGCAAGACCATCTTACGGAACTCCGCTGATCTGACGCGCTGACAAAAAGCAGCACGCCGCGTGAGCGCTTCGCGCGGCGATGATCATCGGGGAGAAACCATGAAAGCCGCTTTGGTCCTGGCCGCAGCGCTGGCTGCCGCCTGCCTGTCCACGCCCGCCGCCGCGCAAAAATCCTACGGTCCCGGCGTCAGCGACACCGAGATCAAGATCGGCAACACCATGCCCTATAGCGGGCCGGCTTCTCCGCTCAGCATCACCGGCCGGGTGATCGCGGCCTATTTCGACGACGTCAACGAGAAAGGCGGGGTCAATGGCCGCAAGCTCAATTTGATCTCGCTGGACGACGCCTTCTCGCCGCCCAAGACCATGGAAGCGGCGCGGCGGCTGGTCGAAGGCGACGGCGTCGCCTTCATTTTCGCCACCATGGGCACCGCGCCGAGCTCGGCGATCGCAAAGTACCTGAACAGCAACAAGGTGCCGCAGCTGTTCCTGATCAGCTCGGCCTCGAAGTGGAACGATCCCGCCAACATGCCCTGGTCGATGGCGCTGCCCTGGGCGCCGAACTACACCAGCGAGGCCGCGATCGACGTCGCCTATGCCCGCGCCAAGAATCCGAATGCGCGCTTTGCGGTGCTCTACCAGAACGACGACGCCGGAAAGGAATATCTGCGCGGCGTCAAGGAGGCGCTCGGGGCGGACGCCGACAAGGCGATCGCGATGGCCTCCAGCTTCGAGGTCGCCGATCCCACCGTCGATTCCCAGGTGCTGACGCTCGCCAACACCAAGGCCGACGTCTTCATGATCTACTCGGTGACGCCGCGCGCCTGCGCGCAGGCGATCCGCAAGGCCCACGAGGTCGGCTGGCAGCCGACGCGCTTCCTCGCCAGCGGCTGCGCCAACAAGGCGACCGTGATGGTGCCGGCGGGCCTCGACGCCGGCAAGGGCGTGCTCTCGCTCGGCGCGCTCAAGCCGTTTGTGGCGGAGCCGAAGAACGATCCGGCGATGACGGCCTATATCGAGTTCATGAAGAAGCGCCTGCCCAATGCCGACATCAACAACGTTGCCGGCCTCTACGGCTACACCGTCGCCGAGGCGCTGGTGGTCCTGCTCAAGCAGTGCAAGGACAATCTGACCCGCGAGAACATCATGGCACAGGCCGCGAACATGAAGAACGTGCCGCTGTCGCTGCTGATGCCCGGCATCACCCTCAACACCACGCCGCAGGATTTCCGCCCGATCAAGGACGGTTACATGCTCCAGTTCGACGGCAACGACTGGGTCGTGGCGAGCGAGCTCCTGCGCGGGACGTGAGGTGAGGGTGAGCCGGCGGCCTCTCTCCGCGAGCTCGGAATCGTAGGGTGGGCAAAGGCGCACTTGCGCCGTGCCCACCACCGGTCCAACACAGCAACAAAAAGCGGTGGGCACGCTTCGCTTTGCCCACCCCACGATACTGGCGCGAAGGTCAGCGAGCGGGAGGACTAAAATGGACTTTCAACATTCCCTCCGTTCGCTGGAGCTGCAGGACCGTGTTCGCCAGTTCATGCAAGCTCATGTCGAGCCGGTCGAGGATCTCTATTACGAGCAGGTCAAGCCTGAAGCCGTGCGCTACAGGACGCCGCCTGTGCTCCAGGACCTCAAGCGGCTGGCACGGGAGCAGGGGCTGTGGAACCTGTTTCTCTCCGGCGAGCACGGGCCCGGGCTCACCAATCTCGAATACGCGCCCGTGAAGGAGATCATGGGCCGCATCCTCTGGGCCCCCGAGGTCTTCAATTGCTCGGCCCCCGATGTCGGCAACATGGAGGTGCTGGCGAACTACGGCACGAAGGCGCAGCAGGAGCGCTGGCTGCAGCCGCTGCTGGAGGGACGTATCCGCTCCGGCTTCTCGATGACGGAGCCGCAGGTCGCCTCCAGCGATGCCACCAACATCCAGTGCGAGATCCGACGCGACGGCGGCGACTACGTCATCAACGGGCGGAAATGGTTCACGTCAGGCGCGATGAACGAGGATTGCGAGATCCTGATCGTGATGGGCAAGACCGCGCCGGATGATCCCGACCGTCATCGCCAGCAATCCATGATCCTGGTGCCGAAAGCGACGCCAGGCGTGCGCATCGTCCGCGACATGCTCACCTACGGCTATGACGACGCCCCGGTCGGTCACCCCGAGATCGTCTACGAGAATGTCCGCGTGCCCGCCGAGAACATCCTGCTCGGCGAAGGCCGCGGCTTCGAGATCGCGCAGGGCAGGCTCGGGCCCGGCCGCATCCACCATTGCATGCGGCTGATCGGCTGCGCCCAGCGTGCGCTGGAATTGATGTGCCGGCGCGCGGTCTCCCGCACAGCCTTCGGCAAGCCGCTGGCCGAGCAGGGCTCGGTGCGCGAGGACATCGCGCATTCCTTCTGCGAGATCGCGCAGGCGCGGCTCTTGACCCTGCAAGCCGCCGACAAGATGGACCGTGAGGGCAACAAGGCCGCGCGCGACCTGATCGCCGCCGCCAAGATCGTGGTGCCCAGCATGGCCGCCCGCGTCATCGATCGTGCGATCCAGATCCATGGCGCCGCCGGCGTCTCGCAGGACACGTTCCTCGCCCGCGGCTACGTCTACGCCCGCTTCATCCGCATCGGCGACGGCCCCGACCAGGTGCATCTGGCCGCGGTGGGGAAAGAGCTGGTCAAGCGGGGCGGGGTGATGGTGTAGGGCGGTACGCCGCCGGGACCGGCAACTCCCACGCGCCGGCCATGAAGTCCTATTGTTTCAGATCATTGTAGTACAATGGTAACTACTCCTGATTGAGAGTGGCGCTGAGCAGGCTATGGCAGGTTCGCGCAATTGAGAGAGAATGGACCGCTGGAGGAGAAGGCTTCTGCTGATATCATGAGCAGCGGTCACGCCCGCGGTTGGGCGGCAAGCATCCTCCTCAACACGGGTTTGCGCTGGACGATCGTGGCGGCGATCCTCCTCGTCGTCCTGCTCATTCAGATTCCTGTCGTTCTCAATGCGGATCTGGCTTGCCTGCTGACTGAAGGTGAGAAAGTTCTCGATGGCCGGAAGCTTGGGGTCGACCTCTTCGAGCTGAATCCGCCGTTGTCGGTCTACCTGTATATGCCGGCATCGATGCTTGCGCGAGTGACCGGTATTGCGCCTGAGATCATCGTGATCATCCTGGTGATGATCGAGATCGTCGGCGCCCTCTTCATGATCGATCGCGCCGCTGCCGCGGCGAAGCTGGGAGCCGGAGAAAGAAGCGTTTCGACATACTTGTTCGTATTCCTGTTTGCGATTCTTCCGGTCGGCGTATTCGGGCAACGTGAACACATAGCCGTCATTGCACTCGCTCCTTTTGTCGCCATCACTGCGATCCGCTGGCGCGGGCTTGCACCTGGACCCATTGCGGTTTTGGCCGGGCTGGCTGCCGGCCTGGCCATGAGCATCAAGCCCCAGCTCGCGCTCGTGCTGGGCTTTCCGATCATCCTTGGTGTCTTCCGCCAGCGTTCGGTCAAGCCGTTGTTCACCCCCGAAGCCTGTGCGGCCGCTGCCGTCGTCATCGGCTATGGGGCGGTGGTCGTTCTCGTCTTTCCCGATTATCTGTTGACCTATGCGCCGATGGTGACTGCGGCTTATCTGCCGTTGCGGATGAGTTTGGTCGAACTGCTTCCTTTCCCGGTCGCGGTGATAGGCGCTTCGGTCGCGTTTCTGCGCCTCGTGGCTCCCCAGGACTTCAAGATGGGAGGCGACGCGACGCCGTGGCTGGCCGCAGCGGTCGGCGGAGCCGCGAGCTTCATTCTCCAAGGCAAGCATTGGGGATACACGGCGTTTGCGCTTTGCGTGTTTGCGATTGCTGCGCCGATGCTCCATGCGCACGTCCGGACGTTGCGGATGCCGGTCATCACCGCTGGCCTCGTTGCCGTCGCGTTCATCGGGTACTGCCTGTCCGTGCAGGTCCGGCCCTTCCCGCCATTGCAGGGGCGTATTCAGGCTCTTGCAAAGCATCCGCGGCTGATCACGATCGGTGATCACGTGGCTCTGGGGCATCCTCTCGTTCGTCAGATCGACGGGACGTGGGTGGGCAGCTCTTGTGTGCAATTGCTGGCGGCCGGCGCGATGCTGCTCCAGAACAGTTCGCAGCCAACTGTGGGCGAACGCGCAAAACTGGACGGCATCATACATTTCGAGCGGCGGCAGTTGTTGGCGGACCTGCGCGCCGGTCGACCGGACGTCATCCTCGTGGATACCTATCTGCTGAGCTCGTTCCGGTTCGACTGGCTGGCCTGGGCCAACTCCGATCCTGAGCTCCGGACAGAGTTGAGTCGCTACCGTGAAGTCGAGGACGTCGGCGGTCGCGTTCGGATACTGGTCGCGGAATCCAGTTCGGAACGATAGTCCCGCCTCGTTCGAGAAAACCGGCGCGGGCATGGGCAAACCGTAGCCCCGCCACGATGACATCATGCCAGTGTTTTGCCCGACGCGTCAAATGAAATTCGTAAAATCAGCAGTGCCTTTGCGGCGCCCGCCAAGCCATTGAAAAACCTCCTCCCGTCTACTGTGCATGGGGTTGTTTTTTCATTTTTTGTTTTGGGCGGTCCACCTTGCCGCCTTCGCCGCGGTCAGCGGTCCGTCATCCCGCCCTGGCGATCCTGCCATCCGCCGATCCCGCGCGCAGGTTCTGGAAGAACTTCTCGACCTCGCGCGACAGCGTGTCCGCCGTCTCGGTCAGGCTGCTCGCCGCCGTCAGCACCGAGGTTGCCGCGGTGTCGGTCTCGCCGATGGCGTCGCGCAGCGACGTGATGTTGGCGACCAGCGTCTCGTTGCCCTGCGCGGCGCTTTGCGCGTTGGACGAGATCTCGCGTGTCGCCTGGTCCTGCTGGCCGATGGCGCCGGCGATCGCCGAGGTGACCTCGTTGATCTCGCGCACCGCGCCGCCGATCTCGCGGACGGCGTCGACCGCGTTGCGCGTGGAGGCCTGGATCATCGAGACGTTCTCGCCGATCTCGGCGGTGGCCTTGGCGGTCTGGCCGGCGAGCGCCTTGACCTCGTGGGCGACGACGGCAAAGCCGCGGCCGGCTTCGCCGGCGCGGGCGGCCTCGATGGTGGCGTTGAGCGCGAGCAAATTGGTCTGCTCGGCGATCGCCTGGATCAGGTTGAGCACGCCGTCGATGCGTTGCGTGGCCGCGGCGAGGCTCTCGATCTCGGAGATCGACTTCTCGGTGCGCTGGCCGGTCTGCTCGACCGCGCCGGCGGATTGCCGCACCTGGCGGCCGATCTCTTCCACCGAGGCCGACAGCTCCTCGGCGGCGCTCGCCACCGCCGTGACGTTGTGCGAGGCCTGCTCGGTGGCGTTCGCGGCGGTGCCGGCGCGGCTGTTCGCATCCGCGGTGACGCGCGTGATGGTCTGCGCGGTCTCGCGCATGGTGGAGGCGTTGTCGCTGAGGCCGCGCATGATGGCGCCGATCGCCTCGCGGAACGCCTCGACCGATGTCTCGATATGGCGGGCGCGCTCCTCGCGCGCGGCGGAGTCGTTCGAGACCTGAGAGGCGAGATTGCGGTTGCGGCCCATCGCCTCCTGGAAGACCTCGATCGCGCGTGCCAGTGCGCCGATCTCGTCGGCGCGGTGGCTATAGGGCACCACGACGTCCTCGCTCCCGTCGGCGACCTGCTTGATCGTCGCCGTGATGGCCGAGAGCGGCCGTGCGATCGAGCGGGCGATGATGACGATGCCGAGCACGACCAGGACCAGCGCAAGGCCGCCGAGGCAGGTCAGGACGAAAGACAGCGTGCGATTGGTCTCGGTCTGCCGGGCGATCTGCTTGGCGCGCTCGGCGTAGACCTTCGAGAGGGCTTCGAGATCCTTGTTCAGCGCCGACCGCACGCTGCGATTGGCGTCGTTGTCACCCCATTCGCGGCCGGCGGCCGCATTGATCTCGACGCCGCGGCGTACCAGCTCCTTGCGGAACTCGACGAACTGCTCGATGCGCTTCTTGAAGGTGGCGAACTGCTCGGCATCGTCGTCCCTGACGATGGTCTCCCAGCGCCTCACGACGTCGAGGATCTGCGCGTTGAACTTGAGCAGGCCATCGCCGTATTTCTTCACGACGGCGGGCTCCGTCGACATGTAGACGCCGCGCGATTCCATCACGACCGCGTAGACCAGCGAGTTGACGCGCTCGACGTTCAGCGCGGCGGCATTCGCCGTCTCGATCGCGCTGGTCAGGTCGGCGCTGCGGCGGCTGTTGTAGTCGGACAGCATCGCGATCGCCGCCGTCAGCAGCGCGAACAGTGCGAAGATCGCATAGAGTTTGGCGGCAAGCGTGAAGCGGCCGGCAAGGCGGGCGGCATTCCCAGATCGGTCAGATGGCATGGTGTTCAAGGAGCCCGAGATGGCCTGGAGCGGCCGGTGAGCACGGTCGTGCAAATTGATGCAAAACTATGCAGAACGAAGATGGATGCGCCGTTAACGGCCAGGGGTTGGCCCTTCGCCCTTGGCGGAAAGAAAGGTAAGATATTTCAGCGTCTTGATCTGAAGGTATAGTCTTGGGATCGCGCTGGACTCGGCCGCTGGCCGACGAACCCGGAGGGGCCTTTGGTCTACCGCCACACCATCGACGCCACGACCTACGCGTTCCCGGACCTGCGCGACCTGCTCGCCAAGGCGACGCCACCGCGCTCCGGCGACCGGCTGGCCGGGGTCGCCGCCGCCAGTGCCGAGCAGATGATCGCGGCGCGGATGGCGCTTGCCGATGTCCCGCTCGGACGATTCCTCCAGGAAGCCGTCATCCCCTATGAGGCCGACGAGGTCACCCGCCTCATCATCGACAGCCACGATGCCGGGGCCTTTGCGCCGG
It encodes:
- a CDS encoding methyl-accepting chemotaxis protein, which codes for MPSDRSGNAARLAGRFTLAAKLYAIFALFALLTAAIAMLSDYNSRRSADLTSAIETANAAALNVERVNSLVYAVVMESRGVYMSTEPAVVKKYGDGLLKFNAQILDVVRRWETIVRDDDAEQFATFKKRIEQFVEFRKELVRRGVEINAAAGREWGDNDANRSVRSALNKDLEALSKVYAERAKQIARQTETNRTLSFVLTCLGGLALVLVVLGIVIIARSIARPLSAITATIKQVADGSEDVVVPYSHRADEIGALARAIEVFQEAMGRNRNLASQVSNDSAAREERARHIETSVEAFREAIGAIMRGLSDNASTMRETAQTITRVTADANSRAGTAANATEQASHNVTAVASAAEELSASVEEIGRQVRQSAGAVEQTGQRTEKSISEIESLAAATQRIDGVLNLIQAIAEQTNLLALNATIEAARAGEAGRGFAVVAHEVKALAGQTAKATAEIGENVSMIQASTRNAVDAVREIGGAVREINEVTSAIAGAIGQQDQATREISSNAQSAAQGNETLVANITSLRDAIGETDTAATSVLTAASSLTETADTLSREVEKFFQNLRAGSADGRIARAG